The Propionispora hippei DSM 15287 genome includes the window TATGAAAGGAGAAATAAACATGAAGGAAAATAAATTAATCGACAAAATAGCTCTCATCACCGGAGGCAACAGTGGTATTGGTTTGGCGACAGCCCGGCTGTTCAGGGAGCAAGGTGCCACCATCGCAATTGTGGGACAGAACAAAGACACCCTGGAAAACACCCGTCAGGAATTAGGCGGAAACACCCTGGCCGTGCAGGCCAATGTCGCCAATGTCACCGACCTGGACCGTGTAATGGCGCAAATTCGTGAAACATTTGGCAGGATTGACATTCTCTTTGCCAACGCCGGCATTTCAGAATGCCCACCAATTGAGGAAACGGAAGAAACCTTCTTCAACCACATTATGGGGATCAATGTAAAAGGCGTGTTCTTTTCCTTCGAAAAAGCATTGCCACTGTTTAGCCAGGGCGCTTCCGTCATAT containing:
- a CDS encoding SDR family NAD(P)-dependent oxidoreductase, with the translated sequence MKENKLIDKIALITGGNSGIGLATARLFREQGATIAIVGQNKDTLENTRQELGGNTLAVQANVANVTDLDRVMAQIRETFGRIDILFANAGISECPPIEETEETFFNHIMGINVKGVFFSFEKALPLFSQGASVIFTSSVAHKRGRPGDPLYAASKAAVRSLARTLAVDEKVLSKGIRVNVVSPGAIRTPLTIQDTPDMQAAVQAYIEASETIPKTV